A genomic window from Vagococcus entomophilus includes:
- the glyQ gene encoding glycine--tRNA ligase subunit alpha: MEKKLTVQEMIQTLQSFWSKQGCMLMQSYDTEKGAGTMSPYTFLRAIGPEPWNAAYVEPSRRPADGRYGENPNRLYQHHQFQVVMKPSPENIQELYLESLQLLGIDPLEHDIRFVEDNWENPSMGCAGLGWEVWLDGMEITQFTYFQQVGGLECHPVTSEITYGLERLASYIQEVESVYDLEWTHGVKYGEIFIQPEFEHSKYSFEESNQEMLLDLFDMYEKEAKRCIELNLVHPAYDFVLKCSHTFNLLDARGAVSVTERAGFLSRIRSMARQLAKAFVAEREKLGFPLLNEQADAKERK, encoded by the coding sequence ATGGAAAAAAAATTGACCGTTCAAGAAATGATTCAAACATTACAAAGCTTTTGGTCGAAACAAGGCTGTATGTTGATGCAGTCGTATGATACTGAAAAAGGGGCTGGAACGATGAGTCCCTATACATTTTTACGAGCAATTGGCCCTGAGCCGTGGAATGCTGCCTACGTTGAGCCTTCGCGCAGACCAGCCGATGGAAGGTATGGGGAAAATCCAAACCGCCTATATCAACATCACCAATTTCAAGTGGTAATGAAACCTTCTCCAGAAAATATTCAAGAACTATACTTAGAAAGTTTACAATTGCTCGGGATTGATCCTTTAGAGCATGATATTCGCTTTGTAGAAGACAACTGGGAAAATCCCTCAATGGGATGTGCGGGTCTTGGCTGGGAAGTTTGGCTAGACGGTATGGAAATCACACAATTCACTTATTTCCAACAAGTGGGTGGCTTAGAATGTCATCCAGTTACTTCTGAAATTACTTACGGTCTAGAAAGACTAGCATCTTACATTCAAGAAGTGGAAAGTGTCTATGACTTAGAATGGACACATGGTGTGAAATACGGAGAAATTTTTATTCAGCCAGAGTTTGAACACTCTAAATATTCTTTTGAAGAAAGCAATCAAGAGATGTTGCTTGATTTATTTGATATGTACGAAAAAGAAGCCAAACGTTGTATCGAATTAAATTTGGTACATCCTGCATATGATTTTGTACTAAAATGTAGTCACACGTTCAACTTATTAGATGCTAGAGGAGCAGTTTCAGTGACCGAAAGAGCTGGTTTTTTATCACGCATTCGTTCAATGGCTCGTCAATTAGCAAAAGCTTTTGTGGCAGAACGTGAAAAGCTTGGTTTCCCACTTTTGAATGAACAAGCAGATGCAAAGGAGCGAAAATAA
- the glyS gene encoding glycine--tRNA ligase subunit beta yields the protein MSKNFLLEIGLEEIPAHVVTPSMEQLQKKIESFLKENRLVFERTIAYSTPRRLAVKVVGLAQKQADIEEEVKGPAKKIALDADGNWSKAAQGFVRGQGVTTDDITFKELKGVEYVYVEKFVKGQDASEVLKALPKVITSLTFPISMHWANYQLKYIRPIHWLIALLDDEVIPFEILDIKTGNVSRGHRFLGKDVEVKHADDYEKALASEYVMVDPVSRKGKIIEQITSMAKQNHWEVVLDASLLEEVNNLVEYPTAFAGSFDGKYLNVPEEVLVTSMKEHQRYFEVRDEKQALLPYFISVRNGDENHIENVVKGNQKVLTARLEDAEFFYQEDQKISIETCVEKLKNVTFHEKIGTIYEKMQRVGKIAEIISAQVGLSQEEAAHLKRASSIYKFDLVTNMVGEFPELQGIMGEKYALLQGENAAVARAIREHYMPNSSNGELPKSKIGALLAIADKLDSVLSFFSVGMIPNGSNDPYALRRQTYGIIRIVEEKGWKFPIIHLHKQIVACINKSQDEYGIAFSNENIEIIEFIRARMKQRLSAYDIRHDVIEAAVYAEQDDVQKVFEAAKMLKEHLNDDDFRGSIEALTRVINLAKKAEIETVTVNPNLFENPSEERLFREVAHVKKGYKDFTLNEKYMALKNLRPYIATYFDETMVMSENKEIKKNRLAQLKEIARLVQNFASLDLLVVK from the coding sequence ATGTCAAAAAATTTTTTGTTAGAAATTGGATTAGAAGAAATTCCTGCACATGTAGTGACTCCTAGTATGGAACAACTACAAAAGAAAATTGAGAGCTTTTTAAAAGAAAATCGCTTAGTATTTGAGCGCACAATTGCCTATTCAACCCCCCGAAGATTAGCAGTAAAAGTCGTTGGACTAGCCCAAAAACAAGCAGATATTGAAGAAGAGGTCAAAGGCCCTGCCAAAAAAATTGCGTTAGATGCAGATGGCAATTGGAGTAAAGCAGCACAAGGATTTGTACGAGGACAAGGGGTTACTACGGATGATATCACGTTTAAAGAACTAAAAGGCGTAGAGTATGTCTATGTAGAGAAGTTTGTCAAAGGGCAAGATGCAAGTGAGGTGCTGAAAGCTTTACCAAAAGTCATTACAAGTTTAACTTTTCCCATTAGTATGCACTGGGCGAATTATCAGTTGAAATATATTCGACCAATTCATTGGTTGATTGCTCTTTTAGATGATGAAGTGATTCCTTTTGAAATTTTAGATATTAAGACGGGGAATGTTTCAAGAGGACATCGTTTCTTAGGCAAAGATGTAGAAGTTAAGCATGCAGATGATTATGAAAAGGCGCTTGCTAGTGAATATGTCATGGTAGATCCTGTTAGTAGAAAAGGAAAAATAATAGAACAAATTACGAGTATGGCAAAACAAAATCATTGGGAGGTAGTGCTGGATGCTTCTTTATTAGAAGAAGTCAATAATCTAGTTGAATACCCCACTGCGTTTGCGGGTTCGTTTGATGGAAAATATCTCAATGTTCCAGAAGAAGTGCTAGTGACTTCTATGAAAGAACATCAACGTTACTTTGAAGTTCGAGATGAAAAACAAGCATTACTACCTTATTTTATTTCAGTTCGCAATGGGGACGAGAATCATATTGAAAATGTGGTGAAAGGAAATCAGAAAGTTTTAACAGCACGTTTAGAAGATGCTGAGTTTTTCTATCAAGAAGATCAAAAGATTAGTATAGAAACCTGTGTGGAGAAATTAAAAAATGTGACTTTCCATGAGAAAATTGGAACAATCTATGAAAAAATGCAAAGAGTAGGGAAAATTGCAGAAATTATTAGTGCACAAGTTGGTTTATCACAAGAAGAAGCAGCTCACTTAAAACGAGCAAGCAGCATCTATAAGTTTGACTTGGTGACAAACATGGTGGGAGAATTTCCTGAATTACAAGGAATTATGGGAGAAAAATATGCTTTGTTACAAGGAGAAAATGCTGCGGTAGCAAGAGCGATTCGAGAACATTATATGCCTAACTCTAGTAACGGGGAACTGCCTAAGTCAAAAATTGGTGCACTCCTTGCAATTGCCGATAAATTAGATAGTGTGTTGAGCTTCTTTTCTGTTGGCATGATCCCAAATGGTTCAAATGACCCTTATGCATTACGCCGTCAAACTTATGGCATCATTCGTATTGTGGAAGAAAAGGGATGGAAGTTCCCAATAATCCACTTGCACAAACAAATCGTTGCGTGCATTAATAAAAGTCAAGATGAGTATGGGATTGCCTTTTCAAATGAAAATATTGAGATTATAGAGTTTATCCGTGCTCGAATGAAACAAAGGCTTTCTGCTTATGATATTCGACATGATGTAATAGAGGCTGCAGTCTATGCAGAGCAAGATGATGTGCAAAAAGTTTTTGAAGCAGCTAAGATGTTAAAAGAACATTTGAATGACGACGACTTTAGAGGATCAATTGAAGCCTTGACACGTGTGATTAATTTGGCCAAGAAAGCTGAAATTGAAACAGTTACAGTCAATCCAAATTTATTTGAAAATCCATCTGAAGAACGTCTATTTAGGGAAGTAGCGCATGTGAAAAAGGGGTATAAAGATTTTACATTGAATGAAAAATATATGGCTTTAAAAAATTTAAGACCCTATATTGCAACATATTTCGATGAAACTATGGTGATGTCAGAGAACAAAGAAATCAAAAAAAATCGTTTGGCCCAATTAAAAGAAATTGCACGATTAGTTCAAAATTTTGCTAGTCTCGATTTGTTGGTCGTTAAATAG